A stretch of the Candidatus Methylomirabilota bacterium genome encodes the following:
- a CDS encoding methyltransferase: MRPITDVRKISSIGYGFMASKALFTALDLDIFTRLSGQPQNLDYLAREAGVRPNQLLTLMTALVCLGLVAKEGALYANAPASEAYLARHSPKYYGDYLRLQIDKQVYPSLLELTASFRGERKGFYETFLADPEQADLFSRAQHVGSLGPARVLARQIPLDGRGTLLDVGGGSGAFSITLCQRNPKLTSTILDFPSVGETARRYVEEAGLASRIAFLPGDALDTEWPGDRDAILMSYVLSAVGERDVTTLIERAYGALRPDGLLVVHDFMVDDDRTGPLSAALWFLPMALRGDAISLTPGDLSEAIRAAGFEGVAVQDLIPTITKALTARRP; the protein is encoded by the coding sequence ATGCGCCCCATTACCGACGTGCGCAAGATCTCGAGCATCGGGTACGGTTTCATGGCGTCCAAGGCCCTCTTCACGGCGCTCGACCTCGACATCTTCACGCGGCTGTCGGGCCAGCCACAGAATCTCGACTATCTTGCGCGGGAGGCCGGCGTCCGGCCGAATCAGCTCCTCACCCTCATGACGGCCCTCGTGTGCCTCGGGCTGGTGGCGAAGGAAGGCGCGCTCTATGCCAACGCGCCCGCGAGCGAGGCGTACCTGGCGCGGCACTCCCCGAAATACTACGGCGACTATCTCCGCCTGCAGATCGACAAGCAGGTCTATCCATCGCTCCTCGAGCTGACGGCGAGCTTCCGCGGCGAGCGCAAGGGGTTCTACGAGACCTTCCTCGCCGATCCGGAGCAGGCGGACCTCTTTAGCCGGGCGCAGCACGTGGGCTCACTTGGCCCGGCCCGAGTCCTGGCCCGGCAGATCCCGCTCGACGGCCGTGGCACGCTGCTCGACGTCGGCGGCGGCAGCGGAGCCTTCAGTATCACCCTGTGCCAGCGGAACCCGAAGCTCACGTCGACGATCCTGGACTTCCCGAGCGTCGGGGAGACGGCGCGGCGATACGTGGAAGAGGCCGGGCTCGCCTCGCGCATCGCCTTCCTGCCCGGCGACGCGCTCGACACCGAGTGGCCGGGCGATCGGGACGCGATCCTGATGTCCTATGTCCTGAGCGCGGTGGGAGAGCGTGACGTGACTACGCTGATCGAGCGTGCGTACGGAGCCCTGCGGCCCGACGGGCTTCTCGTCGTGCACGATTTCATGGTGGATGATGACAGGACCGGGCCGCTCAGCGCCGCGCTGTGGTTCCTACCTATGGCGCTCCGGGGGGACGCGATCTCCCTGACCCCGGGCGACCTGTCGGAGGCAATTCGTGCGGCCGGCTTCGAGGGTGTCGCCGTCCAGGATCTCATCCCGACGATCACGAAGGCGCTGACGGCGCGCCGGCCCTGA
- a CDS encoding LLM class flavin-dependent oxidoreductase, giving the protein MTAPVRVHIRVPGTEPMPRLMKLIQGIEAAGFDGAGILDSQMLSRDTFVILGQAAAQTTRLALFPAVTNPFTRHASVLASAIQTVEELAPGRVRFVIGTGYTSASTIGRSPATLAEMRACIGTVKALLAGKTVDFGGTPGRLGYVSGRHIPVLMAASGAKAIEVAGEVADGVLLLVGFNRGIVEHALELLERGARRGGRRLEDLEIIWAVRTATLPTTAEARRLARPTAVHWGILRWGGYWLGPAGLKLPKMEIPDAVNKVYPDLSHAHDWEAAIAATSFVPDDVVAELCEALGLIGTAADCAERIIEMTKLGVRNLYLMPLLTFAPPEREIAAFRDTVFPRLVKAGLRPAS; this is encoded by the coding sequence ATGACCGCGCCCGTTCGCGTTCATATCCGCGTTCCCGGCACCGAGCCGATGCCCCGCCTGATGAAGCTCATCCAAGGTATCGAGGCGGCGGGCTTCGACGGCGCGGGGATCCTCGACAGCCAGATGCTCAGCCGCGATACCTTCGTCATCCTCGGCCAGGCCGCTGCGCAGACCACGCGGCTCGCGCTCTTCCCCGCCGTCACCAATCCGTTCACCCGCCACGCCTCCGTGCTGGCGAGCGCCATCCAGACCGTGGAAGAGCTGGCGCCGGGGCGGGTGAGATTCGTGATCGGCACCGGCTATACCTCCGCGAGCACGATCGGGCGGTCGCCGGCGACGCTTGCCGAGATGCGGGCCTGCATCGGCACGGTCAAGGCCTTGCTCGCCGGCAAGACCGTCGACTTCGGCGGCACGCCCGGGCGCCTGGGCTATGTGTCCGGCCGTCACATTCCCGTGCTGATGGCCGCTTCCGGAGCCAAGGCGATCGAGGTCGCGGGCGAGGTGGCCGACGGCGTCCTCCTGCTCGTCGGGTTCAACCGGGGCATCGTGGAGCACGCGCTCGAGCTTCTCGAGCGCGGCGCGCGGCGTGGCGGGCGCCGGCTCGAGGATCTCGAGATCATCTGGGCGGTCCGGACGGCCACGCTGCCCACGACGGCGGAAGCCCGTCGCCTCGCCCGCCCCACCGCCGTGCACTGGGGCATTCTTCGCTGGGGCGGGTACTGGCTCGGGCCCGCCGGTCTCAAGCTTCCGAAGATGGAGATCCCCGACGCGGTGAACAAGGTCTATCCCGACCTCTCCCACGCCCACGACTGGGAGGCCGCCATCGCGGCCACCTCGTTCGTGCCCGACGACGTGGTCGCCGAGCTCTGCGAGGCCCTGGGGCTCATCGGGACGGCGGCGGATTGCGCAGAACGGATAATTGAGATGACCAAGCTCGGCGTGCGGAATCTCTACCTCATGCCGCTCCTGACCTTTGCCCCGCCCGAGCGGGAGATCGCGGCGTTCCGGGACACCGTGTTCCCCCGCCTCGTCAAGGCCGGCCTCCGCCCCGCCTCCTAG
- a CDS encoding LLM class F420-dependent oxidoreductase, whose product MKFGLRYASLGRYSSGPAAVELAQAAEAAGFDSIWTVEHVVVPHGYQSRYPYSPSGRMGSGLEDYPIPDPLIWLAYIGSATRTIKLGTAILILPQRNPVITAKEIATLDHLAGGGRVLLGIGVGWLAEEFAALGVPFEDRGPRTDEYVAAMRALWSQECASYKGRFVSFDQVFCRPLPPERRIPIIVGGDTAAAARRAGRLGDGYFPARPAPPELLDEMRRAAEAAGRDPGSIEITVAAPTEPAEIEALAKRGITRVAVPVSAAAGLPAQVKTPDDVLRYGKEMIARFR is encoded by the coding sequence ATGAAGTTCGGACTGCGATACGCGAGCCTCGGCCGCTACTCGAGTGGCCCCGCGGCAGTGGAGCTGGCCCAGGCTGCCGAGGCCGCCGGCTTCGACTCGATCTGGACGGTGGAACACGTCGTGGTGCCGCACGGATATCAGTCGCGCTATCCGTATTCCCCGAGCGGGCGCATGGGATCGGGCCTCGAGGACTATCCGATCCCGGATCCGCTGATCTGGCTCGCCTATATCGGCTCCGCCACGCGAACCATCAAGCTCGGCACGGCTATTCTCATCCTGCCCCAGCGCAATCCCGTCATCACCGCCAAGGAGATCGCCACCCTCGACCACCTGGCTGGCGGTGGCCGCGTGCTCCTGGGCATCGGCGTGGGCTGGCTCGCCGAGGAGTTTGCCGCCCTCGGGGTGCCTTTCGAGGACCGCGGGCCCCGCACGGACGAGTATGTCGCCGCCATGCGCGCGCTCTGGAGCCAGGAGTGCGCGAGCTACAAGGGTCGCTTCGTCTCCTTCGATCAGGTCTTCTGCCGTCCCCTGCCTCCGGAGCGGCGGATTCCCATCATCGTCGGCGGGGACACGGCGGCGGCGGCCCGACGCGCCGGGAGACTCGGCGACGGCTACTTCCCCGCGCGCCCCGCGCCCCCCGAGCTGCTCGACGAGATGCGCCGCGCCGCCGAGGCGGCCGGCCGCGATCCGGGTTCCATCGAGATCACGGTGGCCGCTCCCACGGAGCCGGCGGAGATCGAGGCGCTGGCCAAGCGAGGGATCACGCGCGTCGCCGTGCCGGTCAGCGCTGCCGCGGGGCTGCCCGCACAGGTCAAGACGCCCGACGACGTGCTTCGCTACGGCAAAGAAATGATCGCGCGCTTTCGTTAA